In Aureibaculum algae, the following are encoded in one genomic region:
- a CDS encoding penicillin-binding protein 1A, with protein sequence MSKKKPDNTATFKKFTKWLWILFLGGFGFIALLFFLGSIGVFGPLPSFEELENPENNLATEVISIDDKTLGKYFNENRTPIKYKDIPENIVKALVATEDVRFYEHSGIDFYGTTRAFVKLGKDGGASTVTQQLAKLLFHGEGSKNLIERLSQKIKEWIIAIRLERQYTKEEIITMYFNKQDFLYNAVGLRSAARIYFGKEPKELKIEEAAVLVAMLKNPSLYNPHRESKKEKTLLRRNVVLKQMEKNGVISLEEKDSLQKLPMVINFSPEDTGYGVATYFREYLRGFLKTWVKDNKKPDGTEYNIYRDGLKIYVTLDSRMQQYAEDAMKEHMSNLQRVFYKQQKKNKNAPYYDLTVKEIERNMESAMKRSNRFRRMKKAGVSEADIKKSFNEKTEMRVFSWKGDIDTIMTPMDSIRYYKYFMRAGLMSMEPQTGHVKAWVGGINYKHFQYDMVKQGKRQVGSTFKPFVYATAINQLQISPCEEFSNTIWTIPKGKYGLDKDWAPANADHKYGGFKTLKNALATSTNVITAQLIDKTTPQNVVKLAKNLGIESDILAVPSIALGTVDLSLFEMTGAYNTFPSKGMYVKPIMILRIEDKNGTVLENFTPETKEVMSEESAYTVVNLLEGVTQYGSGARLRNAARSYPDSIVSGHPYKFKNPIGGKTGTTQNQSDGWFMGFVPNLTTGVWVGGEERSIHFADIGRGQGASMALPIWALYMKKCYADKELEISDGAFIKPANFDVELDCDKYKKQQEEDQNTTEVDPEF encoded by the coding sequence ATGAGTAAAAAAAAACCAGATAACACGGCTACATTTAAAAAATTTACCAAATGGCTCTGGATACTGTTTTTAGGTGGCTTCGGATTTATAGCTCTATTATTTTTTCTAGGTTCTATTGGCGTTTTTGGCCCTTTGCCATCTTTTGAAGAACTTGAAAACCCTGAAAATAATTTAGCAACTGAAGTAATCTCTATCGATGATAAAACATTGGGTAAATATTTTAATGAAAATAGAACCCCGATAAAATACAAAGACATTCCTGAAAATATAGTTAAAGCCTTAGTCGCTACTGAAGATGTACGTTTTTACGAACATTCAGGTATTGATTTTTATGGTACAACTAGAGCTTTTGTTAAATTAGGAAAAGATGGTGGGGCCAGTACGGTTACACAACAATTGGCAAAGCTATTATTTCATGGTGAAGGTTCTAAAAACCTTATAGAAAGACTTTCTCAAAAAATTAAAGAGTGGATTATTGCAATTAGATTAGAGCGTCAATATACTAAAGAAGAAATCATTACTATGTATTTCAACAAGCAAGATTTCTTATACAATGCTGTTGGTCTCCGTTCTGCAGCTCGAATCTATTTTGGTAAAGAACCTAAAGAATTGAAAATTGAAGAAGCTGCTGTATTGGTAGCTATGCTTAAAAATCCAAGCCTTTACAATCCCCACAGAGAAAGCAAAAAAGAAAAGACCTTGTTACGCAGAAATGTGGTGCTTAAACAAATGGAAAAAAATGGGGTGATTTCGCTTGAAGAAAAAGATTCTTTACAAAAATTGCCAATGGTAATTAATTTTTCTCCAGAAGACACAGGTTATGGTGTTGCCACTTATTTTAGAGAATATTTACGAGGGTTTTTAAAGACTTGGGTAAAAGACAATAAAAAACCAGATGGTACTGAATATAATATATACCGTGATGGACTAAAAATTTATGTGACTCTAGATTCTCGCATGCAACAGTATGCCGAAGATGCTATGAAAGAACATATGTCAAACCTACAACGTGTCTTTTATAAGCAACAAAAAAAGAATAAGAATGCTCCTTATTATGATTTAACGGTAAAGGAAATTGAACGAAATATGGAGTCTGCAATGAAACGCTCCAATCGATTCCGACGTATGAAAAAAGCCGGTGTTTCTGAAGCCGACATTAAAAAATCATTTAACGAAAAAACAGAAATGCGAGTATTCTCTTGGAAAGGAGATATTGATACCATCATGACTCCAATGGACTCCATTAGATATTATAAATATTTTATGCGAGCAGGATTGATGTCTATGGAACCACAAACGGGTCATGTAAAAGCATGGGTTGGTGGTATTAATTATAAGCATTTTCAATACGACATGGTAAAACAAGGTAAGCGTCAAGTAGGTTCAACCTTTAAGCCGTTCGTATATGCGACCGCAATCAATCAATTACAAATCTCTCCTTGTGAGGAATTTTCAAATACAATTTGGACCATCCCGAAAGGAAAATATGGTTTAGATAAAGATTGGGCACCCGCAAATGCGGATCATAAATATGGTGGATTTAAAACCTTAAAAAATGCGTTAGCAACCTCTACCAATGTTATAACCGCTCAATTGATCGACAAAACAACACCACAAAACGTTGTTAAATTGGCTAAAAACTTAGGAATTGAAAGCGATATCCTCGCTGTGCCTTCAATAGCACTGGGTACTGTAGATTTATCACTGTTTGAAATGACTGGTGCCTACAATACGTTTCCTAGTAAAGGAATGTACGTAAAACCAATAATGATATTACGTATTGAAGATAAAAATGGAACGGTATTAGAAAATTTTACACCAGAAACCAAAGAGGTGATGAGTGAAGAATCTGCATATACCGTAGTTAACTTATTAGAAGGTGTTACGCAATATGGTTCTGGAGCTCGCTTACGAAATGCCGCTAGAAGTTATCCTGATAGTATTGTTTCGGGTCATCCCTATAAATTTAAAAACCCTATTGGTGGTAAAACGGGTACTACACAAAACCAATCGGACGGTTGGTTTATGGGTTTTGTACCTAACTTGACTACTGGTGTTTGGGTAGGTGGAGAGGAGAGATCTATACATTTTGCTGATATAGGAAGAGGCCAAGGAGCATCAATGGCACTACCAATTTGGGCATTATATATGAAAAAATGTTATGCCGACAAAGAACTTGAAATTAGTGATGGTGCTTTTATAAAACCAGCCAACTTTGACGTCGAGTTAGATTGTGATAAATATAAAAAACAGCAAGAAGAAGATCAAAATACTACTGAGGTAGATCCTGAATTTTAA
- a CDS encoding gliding motility lipoprotein GldH, protein MRNILGLLFVSIALISCNDNLVFNQYKSMPNTEWHKDSLVKFEFSPIDTISRNNVYINLRNNNDYAYSNLFLIVGIDFPNNYKVVDTLEYEMADVDGKFLGEGLTDLKENVLEFKSNVIFPTTGTYNISIQQAMRKSGEVDGITSLKGVTDVGIQIEKMNNNE, encoded by the coding sequence ATGCGTAATATATTAGGCTTACTTTTCGTTTCGATAGCATTAATTTCATGTAATGATAATTTAGTTTTTAATCAATACAAATCAATGCCAAATACCGAATGGCATAAAGACTCTCTTGTCAAGTTTGAATTTAGTCCAATTGATACTATTTCTAGAAATAATGTATATATAAATCTCAGAAATAATAACGACTATGCCTACAGTAATTTATTTTTAATTGTAGGGATTGATTTTCCTAACAATTATAAAGTTGTTGATACGTTAGAATATGAAATGGCAGATGTAGACGGTAAATTTTTAGGTGAGGGTTTAACTGATCTTAAAGAAAACGTTCTAGAATTTAAAAGCAACGTAATTTTCCCTACAACTGGTACTTACAACATCTCTATTCAGCAAGCTATGCGTAAAAGTGGAGAAGTTGATGGAATAACATCGTTAAAAGGAGTAACAGATGTAGGTATACAAATTGAAAAAATGAACAATAATGAGTAA
- a CDS encoding AMP-binding protein translates to MSLKPSEEIIKNSNIFKMMQEHHFTDYTKFWKWSVSDKKKFWTETIKNLDINLTNPFSEIYNSDDVENPQWLNGAKLNIVDSCFQNDDDAIAIIYQKENDELQSISQLTLEKLVNRIANSLIDSGLVKGDVIAIDMPLTLEAVAIYLAAIKAGIPVATIADSFTPNEIAIRLKITKPKLIFTQDYLLRAGKKLPLYSKILEANAPKAVVIKATEEALSLREYDLFWDDFLSNNTSFKSVLHNPEDLMTILFSSGTTGEPKAIPWTHTTPIKSASDGYYHHNIQKNDVVCWPTNLGWMMGPWLIFAALINKASIALYYGAPIDRNFGEFVQNAKVNMLGLVPSIVKHWIKTKCNENLDWNAIKCFSSTGEASNPKEMEYLMQLGNNKPVIEYCGGTEIGGGYVTSTVVQENIPSTFSTQALGGEFVLLNDEYKPSDKGELFLLPPIMGLSEKLLNRDHHDVYFKDTPTYNGLKLRRHGDQLIRLNNGYYKAMGRVDDAMNLGGIKVSSIQIEAVINRLHFIKESAAIAISPEDGGPSVLVIYYVALNARETENESYLNLINTLIKNELNPLFRAKELIKIDSLPRTASGKVMRRKLRDLFESEH, encoded by the coding sequence ATGTCTTTGAAACCTAGTGAAGAGATTATAAAAAATAGCAACATTTTTAAAATGATGCAAGAGCATCATTTTACAGATTATACTAAATTTTGGAAATGGTCGGTCTCCGATAAAAAGAAATTTTGGACGGAGACCATTAAAAACCTTGATATTAATCTAACAAATCCCTTTTCTGAAATTTATAATTCAGATGATGTTGAAAACCCACAATGGCTTAACGGTGCTAAATTAAATATTGTTGATAGTTGTTTTCAAAATGATGATGATGCTATCGCAATTATATATCAAAAAGAAAATGATGAACTTCAAAGTATTTCTCAATTAACATTAGAAAAATTAGTAAATAGAATTGCGAATAGTCTTATTGATAGTGGTTTAGTAAAAGGAGATGTTATTGCTATAGACATGCCATTAACTTTAGAAGCGGTTGCTATTTATTTAGCTGCTATTAAAGCCGGTATACCTGTGGCAACTATTGCCGATAGTTTTACACCAAATGAAATTGCCATCCGCTTAAAAATTACGAAACCCAAACTTATATTTACCCAAGATTATTTATTAAGAGCAGGAAAAAAACTACCTCTTTACAGTAAAATTTTAGAAGCAAATGCTCCAAAAGCCGTTGTTATTAAAGCAACAGAAGAAGCATTGAGTCTACGTGAATATGATCTCTTTTGGGATGATTTCTTATCTAACAATACTTCTTTTAAAAGTGTGTTGCACAATCCTGAAGATCTAATGACAATTTTGTTTTCTTCAGGAACAACAGGTGAACCAAAAGCAATTCCTTGGACACATACTACGCCAATAAAAAGTGCATCTGATGGTTATTATCATCACAATATTCAAAAAAATGACGTTGTATGCTGGCCTACCAATTTAGGTTGGATGATGGGCCCCTGGCTTATCTTTGCTGCATTAATTAATAAAGCAAGTATTGCATTATACTATGGTGCTCCTATTGATAGAAATTTTGGCGAATTTGTGCAAAATGCTAAAGTAAATATGTTGGGCTTAGTGCCAAGTATTGTAAAACACTGGATTAAAACGAAGTGTAACGAAAATTTAGATTGGAACGCAATAAAATGCTTTAGTTCTACTGGAGAAGCTTCAAACCCTAAAGAAATGGAATATTTAATGCAACTGGGTAATAACAAACCAGTTATTGAATATTGTGGTGGTACTGAAATTGGTGGCGGTTATGTTACCAGTACAGTAGTACAAGAAAATATACCTAGTACTTTTTCTACACAAGCTCTTGGAGGAGAATTTGTTCTATTAAATGATGAATACAAACCTTCAGACAAAGGCGAATTATTCTTACTTCCACCAATTATGGGATTATCAGAAAAATTATTAAACAGAGATCATCACGACGTTTATTTTAAAGATACACCTACTTATAACGGTCTGAAATTACGTAGGCATGGTGATCAATTAATTCGTTTAAATAATGGATATTACAAAGCTATGGGTAGAGTTGATGACGCCATGAACTTAGGTGGAATAAAAGTGAGTTCAATTCAAATAGAAGCGGTAATTAATCGGTTACATTTCATTAAAGAATCTGCGGCTATTGCCATTTCTCCTGAAGATGGTGGCCCAAGTGTTTTGGTTATTTATTATGTTGCTCTTAACGCAAGAGAAACTGAGAATGAGTCATACCTTAATTTGATTAATACGCTTATAAAAAATGAGCTAAACCCACTGTTTAGAGCAAAAGAATTGATTAAAATTGACTCCTTACCAAGAACCGCCTCAGGCAAAGTAATGCGAAGAAAATTAAGAGATTTATTTGAGTCTGAACATTAA